The genomic region TGCTGCTAGACCAGCTCAAAATAAAATATTTGCAGAGTCACTAGCAGTTATTTGGGAACTTATCGACGAGAAAGAATACCTCGTTGACATGATTCAAGAGCTTGCAGAAACGGCTTCGATTTGGAAAGACACAGCGGACTTTGTCAAAGTTTCGACTCCAATGAATGTAAAAACAATTGCCGCTTGGTTTGCAGTAACTTTAGAAGCTAAAGGCATTGGATATTTTGCAAAAGATGTAATGCACATGCCAATCAAATTCCTCAATGCTATTGATAAAATTGGCGACGAGAAAAATGCAATTGCTTTAGAGGCCTCAGCAAAAACGGAAGTTGTCTTAGGTAACTTAAGTGCTGCAGTAGCTTGTTGGTTATGGAATAAATTGGGTAAAAAACCAGCTGAACTAGCTGAGATTATTACGACGCCAATTCAAGTTTTTCGTGCTTTAGCTAATGCAGAGACTGCAGATAAATCAGGTAAAGACCTACGTAAGCTTATTATGACAAACGAGGACTACCTCGAGTTTTTACTCGGTACAGGTTCTGATGAGAATGTTAAAAGTTTAGTGAGCACAGTAAAAACTTTCCCCGGTTTAGATAATGGCGAACGTCAAAGCTTATTAGTTAAAATTGTTCGTATCAAGCCAGATGCACTCAATCAAGTACAAGAAAGAAAAGTTGAAGTGAAAGTGGGTAAATTACCACAAGTAACTTCTCAGCGTTCTTACAAAACTCTTCAAGAAGAGCATGCTAAACTTATCAGTACTGATATCCCCGAAAATTCAAAAGCTATTGCGGCAGCCCGTGAACACGGTGACTTACGTGAGAACTTCGAATTTAGAGCTGCGAAAGATCGTCAAAAATATCTTCAATTACGCGTTGGTGAACTCGATGCTTTGTTGAATAAAATTGGCCCTACAGATTTCTCTGAGTTCAAAGTTAAAACTCGTGTAATCCCAGCATCAAAGGTTATGATCAAAACTTCTGAAGGTGATGCTGAGTACTCTATTGTGGGTGTGCTTGATGGTGATCCAGATAAGAATTGGCTCTCATTCGAGACTCCTTTAGCTAAATCAATGCTTGGTCATCAAGCAGGTGATAAAATAGCTATGCCTGATGGTGGTGAAGCTGAAATTTTAGCTGTTGCGCCTTTAGACGAAGATACGCTTAGCTTTTTTGTAAATTAAGGAACGAAAATGTCTACTGCTTATATATTTCCTGGCCAAGGTTCACAGAAAAAAGGTATGGGTGCGGAACTGTTTGATAAATTCTCTGATTTAGTTGCAATAGCAGATCAGGTTTTGGGTTATTCAATTGTTGAACTCTGTACTGAAGATCCACGTGAAGAGCTTAATAAAACTCAGTTTACGCAACCCGCGCTCTATGTAGTAAATGCTTTGACTTATCTTGATAAGATTGAGTCAGGAGAGACGGCACCAGCTTATTTAGCAGGTCATAGCTTAGGTGAGTATAATGCTTTATTTGCGGCCGGTGCCTATGATTTTGAAACGGGTCTTAAGCTCGTTCAAAAACGTGGCGAAATTATGAGCAAAGTTGAGGGCGGTGGTATGGCTGCCGTACTCGGCTTAGATGGCGAGAAGATCAAAGAAACTCTTGTTGAAAGTGGTGTCGAAGGTGTTGATGTGGCGAATTTTAATTCTCCAAGTCAAACGGTATTGTCTGGTATGAAAGATGATATTGTCGCCGCCGAGCAAGCCTTCAAAGATGCTGGAGCTAAACGCTATGTCGTTTTGCCCGTAAGTGGAGCGTTTCACTCGCGTTACATGGAAGGTCCACGTGAGGAATTTCGTCAATTTGTTGAGTCTTTTAATTTCGCAGAGATTAAAACTCCGGTTATTTCAAACTTTGAAGCGGCACCTTATGAGAGCGCACGTATTTCTGATCTACTCTGTAGTCAAATTGCGGGTTCTGTTCGTTGGGTGGAGTCTATCAGGCTGATGAAAGATCTTGGTGTTGAAGAATTTGTTGAATGTGGCCCTGGTCGCGTTTTAGCAGGTTTGATTCGTCAGATTGGCTAAATAATCACTCGATTATTTTAAAAATGCGGAGTTCGCGAATTGCGAAGTCCGCATTTTTTTTGTTAAAATTCGATGACTTAAGCTTAGGGAAATAGCGGGTTCTATTGGGGATAGGGCAGGCGTGTAGTATAATCTCTATAGCTTTAGAGGATGTTTTATGACGTGTAAAATTTTGTTCGTTGTTTTTGTTTGGTGTATTTCCTGTACCAGTACGAGTAATTCGACCAAGCTCTTTGATCTGCCCGAGATGCAGACGGTGAGTTTAACTCCTGTTTCTTTTATTCAAAAAGAGATATCGGAATCTTCCGGATTGGTGAAAAGTCGTAGCTATCCAAATTTATACTGGACGCATAATGATTCAGGGGGAAAAACCCGTCTTTATGCGCTTAGATTTGAAGATAATGCGCAATCAAGTATTGAGGCAGTTTTAGATTTAAAGGGTGTTAAGAATCAAGATTGGGAAGATATTAGCATAGATATTAACGGGAATTTGTATGTTAGCGATACGGGCAACAATAGTCAGAAACGGAAATTCCTGCACTTTTATGTCATTTCTGAAAAGTCCAAGACTGGTCATGCTAAAGAGTATAGTTTTCGTTTCCCAGATTATCAGAAGCCCG from Lentisphaera profundi harbors:
- a CDS encoding GreA/GreB family elongation factor, producing MSVDKLESLISSASDEGKASEEVVACARAIKADDLSSSQRTSVGQAIELFCANGATDQHSVELVIAVGLLKPVAELSAAYGSLAREVFSAYPDPSAVQEALGEGTVAELANRFQVLLIILGDFSSVKAFGKIKLSELSVYHVDFGFGQVESVDKVTSQVSVKFKVVQKVPLKFFAKKSHILLPGTLGSKLVKGEKMVIKNVLSKELVSQIEAETVPSLKVSQAMITRLVMPAYIKTAKAFDEWYRRRVLADSNKKSTSASGRSWEMSRSLDELKVALRDTEELSFGEEEKNTLIKAFRFAAARPAQNKIFAESLAVIWELIDEKEYLVDMIQELAETASIWKDTADFVKVSTPMNVKTIAAWFAVTLEAKGIGYFAKDVMHMPIKFLNAIDKIGDEKNAIALEASAKTEVVLGNLSAAVACWLWNKLGKKPAELAEIITTPIQVFRALANAETADKSGKDLRKLIMTNEDYLEFLLGTGSDENVKSLVSTVKTFPGLDNGERQSLLVKIVRIKPDALNQVQERKVEVKVGKLPQVTSQRSYKTLQEEHAKLISTDIPENSKAIAAAREHGDLRENFEFRAAKDRQKYLQLRVGELDALLNKIGPTDFSEFKVKTRVIPASKVMIKTSEGDAEYSIVGVLDGDPDKNWLSFETPLAKSMLGHQAGDKIAMPDGGEAEILAVAPLDEDTLSFFVN
- the fabD gene encoding ACP S-malonyltransferase — translated: MSTAYIFPGQGSQKKGMGAELFDKFSDLVAIADQVLGYSIVELCTEDPREELNKTQFTQPALYVVNALTYLDKIESGETAPAYLAGHSLGEYNALFAAGAYDFETGLKLVQKRGEIMSKVEGGGMAAVLGLDGEKIKETLVESGVEGVDVANFNSPSQTVLSGMKDDIVAAEQAFKDAGAKRYVVLPVSGAFHSRYMEGPREEFRQFVESFNFAEIKTPVISNFEAAPYESARISDLLCSQIAGSVRWVESIRLMKDLGVEEFVECGPGRVLAGLIRQIG